The following proteins are encoded in a genomic region of Liolophura sinensis isolate JHLJ2023 chromosome 7, CUHK_Ljap_v2, whole genome shotgun sequence:
- the LOC135471182 gene encoding uncharacterized protein LOC135471182 isoform X4 codes for MTYKMVVEVMNTVMGHSAGRTKVFTIDTRKIVKPAKARELVAQIRSRNTTCLTVKWRNSKKHYTKTCEVNLTSKWNLVEKSWDTTEELVQMVDLCGLYPSAQYRITVRCRPRDYDKFFSDIAEITTTMPEDVPSAAPVLTPGSYRETPCAKQNCRIVTVYWKPVPEKERNGVITAYHISVNGTDVNVKVTNVISNQGEVTLDTDKHYVVRVRASTKVGLSPNVSTLLIQSSSRKPGTPEGFYVKGNGTDRRIVEIFWDKPTVNAESVETYTIYYCQAWKGNKTCRGKDASVDGDLQWVSVPASHTNHSLVLPAVSDDYLFGISADTPKYSSGLIWSMCTYLHNRVPTKSPKSFRFDDEKGDLSLKVRWDRYTCEESGPVLYYNLTYCQQERLIMGKNCLGNTIMIKKGKTEYTLVDLKDQKRYFVSLQAVTEAGLGPATPWINATAVKTGFQMGKGQMIGIAISAIIFLCFALLGLIVCGRRLTKTLLDPPQESIIIPPPLPDPDQFDSYTDIPDYQSAGPSPAVSPTSRTSLLSNGNSTVASTGSDSTGMTDDSCQVFILQRPGNPYLPRGSTKSVDKLGRGSDKKKKKGKKNLPPQGYVKFDTKGDSKSSGSLANGSALTLPSELLRAVPNSSDKDAVVMFTMGKAGPGILEPPVLHSGVSGHNNLLQVPPSQYQQNVMQHVSAKAGGNLKAGSFVSGQEGGSDQILPYIKASDVPNNCVGSAVSLASSGGVQRHTPPLELCSSRDRDLSDYGGYEEPITGPLSASTPIATFPHIQSLERGCGNRDICLDQSYVQRPKLTIDSRSLPSILECGGSHRRNSLEDSDVDSSTLSIGTSNVSVGSVNNQTCTSAVVAGSNGYVAHPNGAPAINVNGYVPVPQCPSPVSKLTMVDGYLRRPDMTSSETNGHGNSLTPVLNGTPKADLSKASCLSVVRPISNYMKDLPAQYFLDPQAFDDLPTTEL; via the exons atgacatacaagatggTAGTGGAAGTAATGAACACTGTAATGGGACACAGTGccgggagaacaaaagtctttACCATTGATACAAGAAAAATTG TAAAACCAGCGAAGGCACGTGAATTAGTTGCCCAGATTAGAAGTAGAAACACCACCTGCCTGACTGTTAAATGGCGGAACAGTAAAAAACATTATACTAAGACTTGTGAAGTAAACCTGACTTCCAAGTGGAACCTGGTGGAAAAG AGCTGGGACACCACAGAGGAGCTGGTTCAGATGGTGGACCTATGTGGCCTGTACCCCAGTGCCCAGTACCGTATTACTGTCAGGTGTCGCCCTCGCGATTATGACAAGTTCTTCAGCGACATTGCAGAGATTACTACCACTATGCCAGAAGATG TACCCAGTGCTGCCCCTGTCTTAACACCTGGGAGCTACAGAGAGACCCCGTGTGCAAAACAGAATTGTCGAATTGTCACCGTCTATTGGAAG CCCGTACCAGAAAAAGAGAGGAATGGCGTTATAACAGCGTATCACATATCTGTGAATGGGACAGACGTGAATGTCAAGGTCACTAATGTCATCTCTAACCAAGGCGAGGTCACCCTGGATACTGATAAACACTATGTTGTCAGAGTCAGAGCCAGTACAAAAGTGGGCCTGTCTCCCAACGTCTCAACATTGCTCATCCAATCAAGCAGCAGAA AGCCAGGCACCCCAGAAGGTTTTTACGTAAAAGGAAACGGAACAGATAGAAGAATTGTAGAGATATTCTGGGACAAGCCTACAGTTAATGCAGAGTCAGTGGAGACTTATACTATCTACTACTGCCAGGCTTGGAAGGGAAATAAGACCTGTCGG GGTAAGGATGCCTCAGTGGATGGAGACTTGCAGTGGGTGAGTGTGCCAGCCAGTCATACCAACCACAGCCTGGTCTTACCCGCAGTATCAGATGATTATTTGTTTGGCATTTCAGCTGACACCCCTAAATACAGCAGTGGTTTGATCTGGAGTATGTGCACTTATCTTCACAACAGGG TTCCGACCAAATCACCGAAGAGCTTCAGGTTTGATGATGAGAAAGGGGACTTGTCACTAAAAGTGAGGTGGGATAGATATACCTGTGAGGAATCTGGACCTGTGTTGTACTACAACCTCACCTACTGTCAACAGGAAAGACTTATCATGGGGAAAAATTGTCTTG GCAACACTATAATGATCAAAAAAGGCAAGACCGAGTACACTCTGGTTGACCTGAAAGACCAGAAGAGGTATTTCGTCTCTCTTCAGGCGGTCACAGAAGCTGGGCTGGGGCCAGCTACCCCATGGATTAATGCTACAGCTGTTAAGACAG GTTTCCAAATGGGAAAAGGCCAGATGATTGGCATAGCTATTAGTGCcatcatttttctgtgtttcgcATTACTCGGTCTTATTGTCTGTGGAAG GCGGCTGACGAAGACACTGCTGGATCCCCCACAAGAAAGTATTATCATACCTCCCCCCTTACCAGACCCTGATCAG TTTGACAGCTACACAGATATACCTGATTACCAGAGTGCAGGACCCTCGCCAGCTGTGTCTCCCACATCTAGAACCTCTCTGCTGTCCAATGGTAACAGTACCGTGGCCAGTACAGGCTCAGACTCAACAGGAATGACAGATGACAGCTGTCAG GTCTTTATATTGCAGAGACCAGGGAACCCCTACTTACCTCGTGGCAGCACCAAATCTGTGGATAAACTCGGCAGGGGTTCagacaagaagaaaaagaaaggcAAGAAGAACCTGCCACCTCAGGGCTACGTTAAGTTTGATACGAAGGGCGACAGCAAGTCGAGTGGCTCTTTGGCAAACGGGAGTGCCCTGACCTTGCCCAGTGAGCTGCTGAGGGCCGTGCCAAATTCTTCTGACAAAGATGCTGTTGTGATGTTTACAATGGGAAAAGCTGGCCCTGGGATCCTGGAGCCTCCTGTACTCCACAGCGGTGTGAGTGGACATAACAATCTACTTCAGGTCCCTCCCAGCCAGTATCAGCAAAACGTGATGCAGCATGTCAGTGCTAAAGCCGGTGGCAATCTTAAAGCTGGGTCGTTTGTGAGTGGCCAGGAAGGGGGCTCCGATCAAATCTTGCCTTACATCAAGGCTTCTGATGTACCCAATAACTGTGTGGGCTCAGCTGTGTCTTTAGCCAGTAGTGGTGGAGTGCAACGTCACACCCCTCCTCTGGAGCTGTGCTCCAGCAGGGACCGAGATCTCTCAGACTACGGGGGTTACGAGGAGCCCATCACAGGCCCTCTCAGTGCCTCCACCCCTATTGCCACTTTCCCCCACATCCAGAGCCTTGAAAGAGGCTGTGGGAACCGAGATATTTGCCTAGATCAATCGTATGTTCAGCGCCCCAAACTTACCATTGACTCGCGGTCTCTCCCCTCCATACTGGAGTGTGGGGGCTCTCACAGACGCAACTCTTTGGAGGACAGTGACGTGGACAGCAGCACGCTTAGCATAGGCACGAGCAATGTATCTGTAGGATCTGTCAATAACCAGACCTGTACATCAGCTGTGGTGGCAGGCAGTAATGGTTATGTAGCTCATCCTAATGGTGCACCGGCGATAAATGTAAATGGATACGTACCTGTTCCTCAGTGTCCGTCTCCAGTCAGTAAGTTGACCATGGTGGACGGCTATCTGAGGAGGCCTGATATGACCAGTAGTGAGACCAATGGTCATGGGAACAGTCTTACACCGGTATTAAACGGTACTCCAAAGGCTGACCTCAGCAAAGCCAGTTGCTTATCAGTGGTCCGCCCCATCAGTAACTACATGAAGGACCTCCCGGCCCAGTACTTCCTAGATCCACAGGCATTTGATGATCTGCCCACCACAGAATTGTGa
- the LOC135471182 gene encoding uncharacterized protein LOC135471182 isoform X3 — MGTTTEHSFLCAYTVFVWFLTQGSSLFIPTHGKLMPKDPHVWIGDTLVLTCVITDSSVTENWRHLYFTRNGTRIPDRYITKNASQAVTLRLPDTQIKDETTYYCRVNSSTGPLIVGKQRIHVYRRPVEVKSFECVVHNWAWMKCTWDLGVQYHHPELVNVSLYWVIEVKGNRYTQSDCPTEHFTNTSCEWKENDGKNSFKPDMTYKMVVEVMNTVMGHSAGRTKVFTIDTRKIVKPAKARELVAQIRSRNTTCLTVKWRNSKKHYTKTCEVNLTSKWNLVEKSWDTTEELVQMVDLCGLYPSAQYRITVRCRPRDYDKFFSDIAEITTTMPEDVPSAAPVLTPGSYRETPCAKQNCRIVTVYWKPVPEKERNGVITAYHISVNGTDVNVKVTNVISNQGEVTLDTDKHYVVRVRASTKVGLSPNVSTLLIQSSSRKPGTPEGFYVKGNGTDRRIVEIFWDKPTVNAESVETYTIYYCQAWKGNKTCRGKDASVDGDLQWVSVPASHTNHSLVLPAVSDDYLFGISADTPKYSSGLIWSMCTYLHNRVPTKSPKSFRFDDEKGDLSLKVRWDRYTCEESGPVLYYNLTYCQQERLIMGKNCLGNTIMIKKGKTEYTLVDLKDQKRYFVSLQAVTEAGLGPATPWINATAVKTGFQMGKGQMIGIAISAIIFLCFALLGLIVCGRRLTKTLLDPPQESIIIPPPLPDPDQFDSYTDIPDYQSAGPSPAVSPTSRTSLLSNGNSTVASTGSDSTGMTDDSCQRPGNPYLPRGSTKSVDKLGRGSDKKKKKGKKNLPPQGYVKFDTKGDSKSSGSLANGSALTLPSELLRAVPNSSDKDAVVMFTMGKAGPGILEPPVLHSGVSGHNNLLQVPPSQYQQNVMQHVSAKAGGNLKAGSFVSGQEGGSDQILPYIKASDVPNNCVGSAVSLASSGGVQRHTPPLELCSSRDRDLSDYGGYEEPITGPLSASTPIATFPHIQSLERGCGNRDICLDQSYVQRPKLTIDSRSLPSILECGGSHRRNSLEDSDVDSSTLSIGTSNVSVGSVNNQTCTSAVVAGSNGYVAHPNGAPAINVNGYVPVPQCPSPVSKLTMVDGYLRRPDMTSSETNGHGNSLTPVLNGTPKADLSKASCLSVVRPISNYMKDLPAQYFLDPQAFDDLPTTEL; from the exons AATTGATGCCCAAAGATCCTCATGTGTGGATAGGTGATACGCTAGTGCTTACCTGTGTTATCACTGACAGCAGCGTCACTGAGAACTGGAGACACCTGTACTTCACGAGAAATGGAACACGAATACCAGATCGCTACATCACAAAGAATGCCTCCCAAGCAGTCACCCTGCGTTTACCTGACACGCAGATAAAGGATGAGACTACCTACTACTGCCGGGTGAATTCGTCAACGGGTCCTTTGATAGTGGGCAAACAGAGAATACATGTCTACC GCCGTCCAGTGGAAGTCAAGTCATTTGAATGTGTTGTCCACAATTGGGCTTGGATGAAGTGCACCTGGGATCTCGGGGTCCAATACCACCATCCTGAGCTTGTCAATGTCTCCTTATACTGGGTGATAGAAGTAAAAGGCAACAGGTACAC GCAATCAGACTGCCCCACTGAACACTTTACCAACACATCTTGTGAATGGAAGGAAAATGATGGCAAGAACTCGTTTAAGCctgacatgacatacaagatggTAGTGGAAGTAATGAACACTGTAATGGGACACAGTGccgggagaacaaaagtctttACCATTGATACAAGAAAAATTG TAAAACCAGCGAAGGCACGTGAATTAGTTGCCCAGATTAGAAGTAGAAACACCACCTGCCTGACTGTTAAATGGCGGAACAGTAAAAAACATTATACTAAGACTTGTGAAGTAAACCTGACTTCCAAGTGGAACCTGGTGGAAAAG AGCTGGGACACCACAGAGGAGCTGGTTCAGATGGTGGACCTATGTGGCCTGTACCCCAGTGCCCAGTACCGTATTACTGTCAGGTGTCGCCCTCGCGATTATGACAAGTTCTTCAGCGACATTGCAGAGATTACTACCACTATGCCAGAAGATG TACCCAGTGCTGCCCCTGTCTTAACACCTGGGAGCTACAGAGAGACCCCGTGTGCAAAACAGAATTGTCGAATTGTCACCGTCTATTGGAAG CCCGTACCAGAAAAAGAGAGGAATGGCGTTATAACAGCGTATCACATATCTGTGAATGGGACAGACGTGAATGTCAAGGTCACTAATGTCATCTCTAACCAAGGCGAGGTCACCCTGGATACTGATAAACACTATGTTGTCAGAGTCAGAGCCAGTACAAAAGTGGGCCTGTCTCCCAACGTCTCAACATTGCTCATCCAATCAAGCAGCAGAA AGCCAGGCACCCCAGAAGGTTTTTACGTAAAAGGAAACGGAACAGATAGAAGAATTGTAGAGATATTCTGGGACAAGCCTACAGTTAATGCAGAGTCAGTGGAGACTTATACTATCTACTACTGCCAGGCTTGGAAGGGAAATAAGACCTGTCGG GGTAAGGATGCCTCAGTGGATGGAGACTTGCAGTGGGTGAGTGTGCCAGCCAGTCATACCAACCACAGCCTGGTCTTACCCGCAGTATCAGATGATTATTTGTTTGGCATTTCAGCTGACACCCCTAAATACAGCAGTGGTTTGATCTGGAGTATGTGCACTTATCTTCACAACAGGG TTCCGACCAAATCACCGAAGAGCTTCAGGTTTGATGATGAGAAAGGGGACTTGTCACTAAAAGTGAGGTGGGATAGATATACCTGTGAGGAATCTGGACCTGTGTTGTACTACAACCTCACCTACTGTCAACAGGAAAGACTTATCATGGGGAAAAATTGTCTTG GCAACACTATAATGATCAAAAAAGGCAAGACCGAGTACACTCTGGTTGACCTGAAAGACCAGAAGAGGTATTTCGTCTCTCTTCAGGCGGTCACAGAAGCTGGGCTGGGGCCAGCTACCCCATGGATTAATGCTACAGCTGTTAAGACAG GTTTCCAAATGGGAAAAGGCCAGATGATTGGCATAGCTATTAGTGCcatcatttttctgtgtttcgcATTACTCGGTCTTATTGTCTGTGGAAG GCGGCTGACGAAGACACTGCTGGATCCCCCACAAGAAAGTATTATCATACCTCCCCCCTTACCAGACCCTGATCAG TTTGACAGCTACACAGATATACCTGATTACCAGAGTGCAGGACCCTCGCCAGCTGTGTCTCCCACATCTAGAACCTCTCTGCTGTCCAATGGTAACAGTACCGTGGCCAGTACAGGCTCAGACTCAACAGGAATGACAGATGACAGCTGTCAG AGACCAGGGAACCCCTACTTACCTCGTGGCAGCACCAAATCTGTGGATAAACTCGGCAGGGGTTCagacaagaagaaaaagaaaggcAAGAAGAACCTGCCACCTCAGGGCTACGTTAAGTTTGATACGAAGGGCGACAGCAAGTCGAGTGGCTCTTTGGCAAACGGGAGTGCCCTGACCTTGCCCAGTGAGCTGCTGAGGGCCGTGCCAAATTCTTCTGACAAAGATGCTGTTGTGATGTTTACAATGGGAAAAGCTGGCCCTGGGATCCTGGAGCCTCCTGTACTCCACAGCGGTGTGAGTGGACATAACAATCTACTTCAGGTCCCTCCCAGCCAGTATCAGCAAAACGTGATGCAGCATGTCAGTGCTAAAGCCGGTGGCAATCTTAAAGCTGGGTCGTTTGTGAGTGGCCAGGAAGGGGGCTCCGATCAAATCTTGCCTTACATCAAGGCTTCTGATGTACCCAATAACTGTGTGGGCTCAGCTGTGTCTTTAGCCAGTAGTGGTGGAGTGCAACGTCACACCCCTCCTCTGGAGCTGTGCTCCAGCAGGGACCGAGATCTCTCAGACTACGGGGGTTACGAGGAGCCCATCACAGGCCCTCTCAGTGCCTCCACCCCTATTGCCACTTTCCCCCACATCCAGAGCCTTGAAAGAGGCTGTGGGAACCGAGATATTTGCCTAGATCAATCGTATGTTCAGCGCCCCAAACTTACCATTGACTCGCGGTCTCTCCCCTCCATACTGGAGTGTGGGGGCTCTCACAGACGCAACTCTTTGGAGGACAGTGACGTGGACAGCAGCACGCTTAGCATAGGCACGAGCAATGTATCTGTAGGATCTGTCAATAACCAGACCTGTACATCAGCTGTGGTGGCAGGCAGTAATGGTTATGTAGCTCATCCTAATGGTGCACCGGCGATAAATGTAAATGGATACGTACCTGTTCCTCAGTGTCCGTCTCCAGTCAGTAAGTTGACCATGGTGGACGGCTATCTGAGGAGGCCTGATATGACCAGTAGTGAGACCAATGGTCATGGGAACAGTCTTACACCGGTATTAAACGGTACTCCAAAGGCTGACCTCAGCAAAGCCAGTTGCTTATCAGTGGTCCGCCCCATCAGTAACTACATGAAGGACCTCCCGGCCCAGTACTTCCTAGATCCACAGGCATTTGATGATCTGCCCACCACAGAATTGTGa
- the LOC135471182 gene encoding uncharacterized protein LOC135471182 isoform X2 has protein sequence MGTTTEHSFLCAYTVFVWFLTQGSSLFIPTHGKLMPKDPHVWIGDTLVLTCVITDSSVTENWRHLYFTRNGTRIPDRYITKNASQAVTLRLPDTQIKDETTYYCRVNSSTGPLIVGKQRIHVYRRPVEVKSFECVVHNWAWMKCTWDLGVQYHHPELVNVSLYWVIEVKGNRQSDCPTEHFTNTSCEWKENDGKNSFKPDMTYKMVVEVMNTVMGHSAGRTKVFTIDTRKIVKPAKARELVAQIRSRNTTCLTVKWRNSKKHYTKTCEVNLTSKWNLVEKSWDTTEELVQMVDLCGLYPSAQYRITVRCRPRDYDKFFSDIAEITTTMPEDVPSAAPVLTPGSYRETPCAKQNCRIVTVYWKPVPEKERNGVITAYHISVNGTDVNVKVTNVISNQGEVTLDTDKHYVVRVRASTKVGLSPNVSTLLIQSSSRKPGTPEGFYVKGNGTDRRIVEIFWDKPTVNAESVETYTIYYCQAWKGNKTCRGKDASVDGDLQWVSVPASHTNHSLVLPAVSDDYLFGISADTPKYSSGLIWSMCTYLHNRVPTKSPKSFRFDDEKGDLSLKVRWDRYTCEESGPVLYYNLTYCQQERLIMGKNCLGNTIMIKKGKTEYTLVDLKDQKRYFVSLQAVTEAGLGPATPWINATAVKTGFQMGKGQMIGIAISAIIFLCFALLGLIVCGRRLTKTLLDPPQESIIIPPPLPDPDQFDSYTDIPDYQSAGPSPAVSPTSRTSLLSNGNSTVASTGSDSTGMTDDSCQVFILQRPGNPYLPRGSTKSVDKLGRGSDKKKKKGKKNLPPQGYVKFDTKGDSKSSGSLANGSALTLPSELLRAVPNSSDKDAVVMFTMGKAGPGILEPPVLHSGVSGHNNLLQVPPSQYQQNVMQHVSAKAGGNLKAGSFVSGQEGGSDQILPYIKASDVPNNCVGSAVSLASSGGVQRHTPPLELCSSRDRDLSDYGGYEEPITGPLSASTPIATFPHIQSLERGCGNRDICLDQSYVQRPKLTIDSRSLPSILECGGSHRRNSLEDSDVDSSTLSIGTSNVSVGSVNNQTCTSAVVAGSNGYVAHPNGAPAINVNGYVPVPQCPSPVSKLTMVDGYLRRPDMTSSETNGHGNSLTPVLNGTPKADLSKASCLSVVRPISNYMKDLPAQYFLDPQAFDDLPTTEL, from the exons AATTGATGCCCAAAGATCCTCATGTGTGGATAGGTGATACGCTAGTGCTTACCTGTGTTATCACTGACAGCAGCGTCACTGAGAACTGGAGACACCTGTACTTCACGAGAAATGGAACACGAATACCAGATCGCTACATCACAAAGAATGCCTCCCAAGCAGTCACCCTGCGTTTACCTGACACGCAGATAAAGGATGAGACTACCTACTACTGCCGGGTGAATTCGTCAACGGGTCCTTTGATAGTGGGCAAACAGAGAATACATGTCTACC GCCGTCCAGTGGAAGTCAAGTCATTTGAATGTGTTGTCCACAATTGGGCTTGGATGAAGTGCACCTGGGATCTCGGGGTCCAATACCACCATCCTGAGCTTGTCAATGTCTCCTTATACTGGGTGATAGAAGTAAAAGGCAACAG GCAATCAGACTGCCCCACTGAACACTTTACCAACACATCTTGTGAATGGAAGGAAAATGATGGCAAGAACTCGTTTAAGCctgacatgacatacaagatggTAGTGGAAGTAATGAACACTGTAATGGGACACAGTGccgggagaacaaaagtctttACCATTGATACAAGAAAAATTG TAAAACCAGCGAAGGCACGTGAATTAGTTGCCCAGATTAGAAGTAGAAACACCACCTGCCTGACTGTTAAATGGCGGAACAGTAAAAAACATTATACTAAGACTTGTGAAGTAAACCTGACTTCCAAGTGGAACCTGGTGGAAAAG AGCTGGGACACCACAGAGGAGCTGGTTCAGATGGTGGACCTATGTGGCCTGTACCCCAGTGCCCAGTACCGTATTACTGTCAGGTGTCGCCCTCGCGATTATGACAAGTTCTTCAGCGACATTGCAGAGATTACTACCACTATGCCAGAAGATG TACCCAGTGCTGCCCCTGTCTTAACACCTGGGAGCTACAGAGAGACCCCGTGTGCAAAACAGAATTGTCGAATTGTCACCGTCTATTGGAAG CCCGTACCAGAAAAAGAGAGGAATGGCGTTATAACAGCGTATCACATATCTGTGAATGGGACAGACGTGAATGTCAAGGTCACTAATGTCATCTCTAACCAAGGCGAGGTCACCCTGGATACTGATAAACACTATGTTGTCAGAGTCAGAGCCAGTACAAAAGTGGGCCTGTCTCCCAACGTCTCAACATTGCTCATCCAATCAAGCAGCAGAA AGCCAGGCACCCCAGAAGGTTTTTACGTAAAAGGAAACGGAACAGATAGAAGAATTGTAGAGATATTCTGGGACAAGCCTACAGTTAATGCAGAGTCAGTGGAGACTTATACTATCTACTACTGCCAGGCTTGGAAGGGAAATAAGACCTGTCGG GGTAAGGATGCCTCAGTGGATGGAGACTTGCAGTGGGTGAGTGTGCCAGCCAGTCATACCAACCACAGCCTGGTCTTACCCGCAGTATCAGATGATTATTTGTTTGGCATTTCAGCTGACACCCCTAAATACAGCAGTGGTTTGATCTGGAGTATGTGCACTTATCTTCACAACAGGG TTCCGACCAAATCACCGAAGAGCTTCAGGTTTGATGATGAGAAAGGGGACTTGTCACTAAAAGTGAGGTGGGATAGATATACCTGTGAGGAATCTGGACCTGTGTTGTACTACAACCTCACCTACTGTCAACAGGAAAGACTTATCATGGGGAAAAATTGTCTTG GCAACACTATAATGATCAAAAAAGGCAAGACCGAGTACACTCTGGTTGACCTGAAAGACCAGAAGAGGTATTTCGTCTCTCTTCAGGCGGTCACAGAAGCTGGGCTGGGGCCAGCTACCCCATGGATTAATGCTACAGCTGTTAAGACAG GTTTCCAAATGGGAAAAGGCCAGATGATTGGCATAGCTATTAGTGCcatcatttttctgtgtttcgcATTACTCGGTCTTATTGTCTGTGGAAG GCGGCTGACGAAGACACTGCTGGATCCCCCACAAGAAAGTATTATCATACCTCCCCCCTTACCAGACCCTGATCAG TTTGACAGCTACACAGATATACCTGATTACCAGAGTGCAGGACCCTCGCCAGCTGTGTCTCCCACATCTAGAACCTCTCTGCTGTCCAATGGTAACAGTACCGTGGCCAGTACAGGCTCAGACTCAACAGGAATGACAGATGACAGCTGTCAG GTCTTTATATTGCAGAGACCAGGGAACCCCTACTTACCTCGTGGCAGCACCAAATCTGTGGATAAACTCGGCAGGGGTTCagacaagaagaaaaagaaaggcAAGAAGAACCTGCCACCTCAGGGCTACGTTAAGTTTGATACGAAGGGCGACAGCAAGTCGAGTGGCTCTTTGGCAAACGGGAGTGCCCTGACCTTGCCCAGTGAGCTGCTGAGGGCCGTGCCAAATTCTTCTGACAAAGATGCTGTTGTGATGTTTACAATGGGAAAAGCTGGCCCTGGGATCCTGGAGCCTCCTGTACTCCACAGCGGTGTGAGTGGACATAACAATCTACTTCAGGTCCCTCCCAGCCAGTATCAGCAAAACGTGATGCAGCATGTCAGTGCTAAAGCCGGTGGCAATCTTAAAGCTGGGTCGTTTGTGAGTGGCCAGGAAGGGGGCTCCGATCAAATCTTGCCTTACATCAAGGCTTCTGATGTACCCAATAACTGTGTGGGCTCAGCTGTGTCTTTAGCCAGTAGTGGTGGAGTGCAACGTCACACCCCTCCTCTGGAGCTGTGCTCCAGCAGGGACCGAGATCTCTCAGACTACGGGGGTTACGAGGAGCCCATCACAGGCCCTCTCAGTGCCTCCACCCCTATTGCCACTTTCCCCCACATCCAGAGCCTTGAAAGAGGCTGTGGGAACCGAGATATTTGCCTAGATCAATCGTATGTTCAGCGCCCCAAACTTACCATTGACTCGCGGTCTCTCCCCTCCATACTGGAGTGTGGGGGCTCTCACAGACGCAACTCTTTGGAGGACAGTGACGTGGACAGCAGCACGCTTAGCATAGGCACGAGCAATGTATCTGTAGGATCTGTCAATAACCAGACCTGTACATCAGCTGTGGTGGCAGGCAGTAATGGTTATGTAGCTCATCCTAATGGTGCACCGGCGATAAATGTAAATGGATACGTACCTGTTCCTCAGTGTCCGTCTCCAGTCAGTAAGTTGACCATGGTGGACGGCTATCTGAGGAGGCCTGATATGACCAGTAGTGAGACCAATGGTCATGGGAACAGTCTTACACCGGTATTAAACGGTACTCCAAAGGCTGACCTCAGCAAAGCCAGTTGCTTATCAGTGGTCCGCCCCATCAGTAACTACATGAAGGACCTCCCGGCCCAGTACTTCCTAGATCCACAGGCATTTGATGATCTGCCCACCACAGAATTGTGa